From Oreochromis niloticus isolate F11D_XX linkage group LG14, O_niloticus_UMD_NMBU, whole genome shotgun sequence, one genomic window encodes:
- the LOC100708230 gene encoding olfactory receptor 52K1-like — MENISLHTHFILDGFSELGELRPFLFIPFSFMFVVSLFANSLLLYIILSQRSLHSPMCILIAGMACIDLSLPVFFVPHMLLSFLFDWRGISLIGCLVQMHFIHFFGTFQSTLLVWMALDRYFAICTPLYYHNHMILSRFIVFLLPLVVRNVLMITLFVSLAGKLPFCLRNVINHCFCEHMALVELACGSTTTNNLVGLMAVFLIPVLDFVFIAAFYVVIFSSVLRSSRSGVKALHTCITHIVVITVSLILALTAFLSYRIKNGLPAASRVFFSTMYLLFPSCFNPVIYGIRTTEIRQHIRKTLTCCHICKMGSVTNK; from the coding sequence TTCTCCTTCATGTTTGTTGTGTCACTGTTTGCTAACTCCCTGCTGCTGTACATCATCCTTTCACAGAGAAGCCTCCACTCACCTATGTGCATCCTAATTGCCGGCATGGCATGCATTGACCTCAGCCTCCCTGTATTCTTTGTTCCCCACATGCTGCTGAGCTTCCTGTTTGACTGGAGGGGGATCTCTCTCATTGGCTGTCTTGTTCAGATGCACTTCATTCACTTTTTTGGAACTTTTCAGTCGACTCTGCTGGTATGGATGGCTCTGGATCGTTACTTTGCCATCTGCACACCACTCTACTACCACAATCACATGATCTTATCAAGATTCATTGTGTTTTTACTACCACTTGTTGTCAGAAATGTTCTCATGATCACACTCTTTGTAAGTCTGGCTGGAAAATTGCCATTCTGTTTGAGAAATGTGATAAACCACTGTTTCTGTGAGCACATGGCCTTGGTGGAGCTGGCCTGTGGAAGCACCACCACCAATAACCTTGTTGGTTTGATGGCCGTGTTTCTCATACCTGTTCTTGACTTCGTCTTCATTGCTGCCTTCTATGTGGTGATATTCAGCTCTGTGCTGAGGTCCAGCAGGTCAGGTGTAAAAGCACTTCACACCTGCATCACCCACATCGTGGTCATCACAGTCAGCCTCATTCTGGCTCTGACTGCTTTCCTGTCATATCGGATCAAAAACGGCCTCCCTGCAGCCAGTCGAGTTTTCTTCAGCACCATGTACCTGCTTTTCCCAAGCTGCTTCAACCCAGTCATCTATGGCATCAGGACCACTGAGATTCGACAACACATCCGCAAGACACTGACTTGCTGTCATATTTGCAAAATGGGCTCAGTTACAAACAAATGA